In a genomic window of Streptomyces noursei ATCC 11455:
- a CDS encoding FAD-binding oxidoreductase, whose translation MTAEVTGTPGGQTPGTQPEGRHQPAAAIAVTGADRQYADLVSGLNQRYTAAPEAIRLATSTEQVVGVVQEAVRRGKRLSVRSSGHCYEDFVYHPDVQIILDMSGMRNISYDPRLNAIAIESGATNLQAYQTTYPRWGVVAPTGFCYSVAMGGHVSGGAWGPLCRTHGLVVDHLYAVEVVVVDAAGRARAVVATREEDDPHRDLWWAHTGGGGGNFGVVTRYWFRSPGASGRDPRGLLPRPPAELLVNAVSWPWAELGRADFHRLTQNYAEWHVANSSPDSPQRALISQLVLNHRSAGQIGMVALVDASVPDAEQILSDYLKQLGDGVGVAPGAMTAAMGELPALPRFAQARRLPWLHAVRMLGTTNSVLNDPTLRAEYKSSYMRAAFPDSHLEALYRHLTRDDLSNPNLNVLLTSYGGRINAVDPAATAAPHRGAAFKMLWQAFWNDPADDDLYIGWARDCYREVYADTGGVPVPGDVTDGCYVNYPDIDLGDPRFNTSSVPWHDLYYKENYPRLQQVKKRWDPRNVFRHAQSVTLPDA comes from the coding sequence ATGACAGCAGAAGTGACCGGAACACCCGGCGGGCAGACGCCCGGCACCCAGCCCGAGGGCCGGCACCAGCCCGCGGCGGCGATCGCGGTGACGGGGGCGGACCGGCAGTACGCGGATCTCGTGAGCGGGCTCAACCAGCGGTACACCGCCGCTCCGGAGGCGATCCGGTTGGCCACCTCCACCGAGCAGGTGGTCGGCGTCGTGCAGGAGGCCGTGCGCCGGGGCAAGCGGCTGAGCGTGCGGTCCAGCGGGCACTGCTACGAGGATTTCGTCTACCACCCGGACGTGCAGATCATCCTCGACATGTCCGGCATGCGGAACATCTCCTACGACCCGCGTCTGAACGCCATCGCGATCGAGTCGGGAGCCACCAACCTCCAGGCGTACCAGACCACTTACCCGCGCTGGGGCGTCGTCGCGCCCACCGGCTTCTGCTATTCGGTCGCCATGGGCGGTCATGTCAGCGGAGGTGCCTGGGGGCCGCTGTGCCGGACCCACGGACTGGTCGTCGATCACCTCTACGCGGTGGAGGTCGTGGTGGTGGACGCCGCGGGGCGCGCCCGCGCGGTCGTCGCCACGCGGGAGGAGGACGATCCGCACCGGGATCTGTGGTGGGCCCACACCGGCGGCGGGGGCGGCAACTTCGGCGTCGTCACCCGCTACTGGTTCCGCTCCCCCGGGGCGAGCGGCCGGGACCCGCGCGGGCTGCTCCCGAGGCCGCCCGCCGAACTGCTGGTGAACGCGGTGAGTTGGCCGTGGGCCGAGCTCGGCCGGGCGGACTTCCACCGGCTGACGCAGAACTACGCGGAGTGGCACGTGGCCAACTCCTCGCCCGACAGCCCGCAGCGCGCCCTGATCAGCCAGCTGGTGCTCAACCACCGGTCGGCCGGGCAGATCGGCATGGTGGCCCTCGTCGACGCCTCGGTCCCGGATGCCGAACAGATCCTGTCCGACTACCTCAAGCAGCTGGGCGACGGCGTCGGTGTCGCGCCGGGCGCGATGACCGCGGCGATGGGCGAACTCCCCGCCCTCCCGCGGTTCGCGCAGGCCCGCCGGCTGCCGTGGCTGCACGCCGTCCGGATGCTCGGCACCACCAACAGCGTGCTCAACGACCCCACTCTGCGGGCCGAGTACAAGTCGTCCTACATGCGGGCGGCCTTCCCCGACAGTCACCTGGAGGCGCTCTACCGGCACCTCACCCGCGACGACCTGAGCAATCCGAACCTCAATGTGCTGTTGACCTCGTACGGCGGTCGGATCAACGCCGTCGACCCGGCCGCCACGGCGGCCCCGCACCGGGGCGCCGCCTTCAAGATGCTCTGGCAGGCGTTCTGGAACGATCCCGCCGACGACGACCTGTACATCGGCTGGGCCCGGGACTGCTACCGCGAGGTCTACGCGGACACCGGCGGCGTCCCGGTCCCGGGCGACGTGACCGACGGGTGCTACGTCAACTATCCCGACATCGACCTCGGCGATCCGCGTTTCAACACGTCCTCGGTGCCCTGGCACGACCTGTACTACAAGGAGAACTACCCCCGCCTGCAGCAGGTCAAGAAGCGGTGGGACCCGCGGAACGTCTTCCGGCACGCCCAGTCCGTCACCCTGCCCGACGCCTGA
- the ssuE gene encoding NADPH-dependent FMN reductase has translation MTSLLAVSGSPSADSRTALLAGHLVRRLSLVGLPTSHLRVRDLPAAELLAGRTEHPALRRSLDAVEAASGIVVATPVYKAAYSGLLKAFLDLLPRAGLAGKAVLPLMTGGSSAHALAIDYALRPVLCALGARQVVRGAFVLDRTIEPGPDGALRIHPDTVSRLDRALDEFLMALTDGVTVSAMTGS, from the coding sequence ATGACGTCCCTGCTCGCCGTGTCCGGGAGCCCGTCCGCGGATTCGCGCACGGCGCTGCTGGCCGGCCACCTCGTGCGGCGCCTGTCGCTGGTCGGCCTGCCGACGAGCCACCTCAGGGTCCGGGACCTGCCGGCGGCGGAGCTGCTGGCCGGCCGGACCGAGCACCCGGCGCTGCGGCGGTCCCTGGACGCGGTCGAGGCCGCGTCCGGGATCGTCGTGGCCACCCCCGTGTACAAGGCCGCCTACAGCGGCCTGCTCAAGGCGTTCCTCGACCTGCTGCCCCGCGCGGGCCTGGCCGGGAAGGCGGTGCTGCCGCTCATGACCGGCGGCAGCTCCGCGCACGCCCTGGCGATCGACTACGCGCTGCGCCCGGTGCTCTGCGCGCTGGGCGCCCGGCAGGTCGTCCGCGGCGCCTTCGTCCTGGACCGGACGATCGAGCCGGGCCCCGACGGTGCCCTGCGGATCCACCCGGACACCGTTTCCCGCCTGGACCGGGCCCTCGACGAGTTCCTGATGGCCCTCACCGACGGCGTCACGGTCTCCGCCATGACCGGGAGTTGA